In Ananas comosus cultivar F153 linkage group 10, ASM154086v1, whole genome shotgun sequence, the following proteins share a genomic window:
- the LOC109716712 gene encoding uncharacterized protein LOC109716712, whose amino-acid sequence MEVGLVEARNNGKEHVLVSLSSPTAVEVRPVDLTAADGEQHEEPCGHFSIRGYVAQIRKREAKTCSPFSMFYELQSDENASMLPSLPVRNFRRWDCKSCLSRESASAQQAADGAFSARRSAKVDCSSTSFFGKTVVPFHAGGSKLLSCSQQLSKEKIVGSLVDRDSSNNGSSSKCCHSVSSGRREVTCVFTGPTVEGNLVSVGSDRYKGVQNQPSEKFIIVAKGEACKASVEGKRNEDPTLNAPETYFDEDILKSKPKEAEKDHKVVVDLDLTNNDLNYTTPKETDDQLLCKFSKTKEHCLSPVEESEKQLGLDNGMPNLHPKEVYEQETPAKDVGLPECTLQAENDTDEVDASDTKLHRKKAKKVRLLTDIINNEKLSTSRKVPKFCHDTEADQSEGSVTIKLHVSKWKDQNVNGTIDHASTNVQGKPFKRKKKYKSLEIEDDGSSLMYWFKRASKKLKAHKKEAKSRKIDALIVNSKPTGHSGAENDVYLNPKRGEAEKLKQKVIVRDLRNLMPRSHCGSQRDILAKRKTKLAIRRSSDGIQNFKNNANKTKLGRKTKKVCQDTNKESSHLNLSKASLDKCRLKNVSYPLQETVNKKQRVESTSKKKTLDDIPMDIVELLAKNQHERHLANGKAAFETNATSSTMPQVTKNSYVPNITEVDENKASPGVDIDIFLKNTVQSNSPTAVWTPGILDFDYSHGVGNQGTNFSRNELMSSTMGIYSSTCPNDKCLPQCSTWNQIGIQNPQSSHSNMEFSAQVNTSNGESSVPLHSILCGPKALELDTSFNHMKPLMNDFLCPTNSMSHSYAQLQHKKEEARFAVQKRPFSLLSSNLEEGNVCKPKMVRPPDLYTNESIPAMHLLRLMDWTKCSRSDFSPYGPSNENQIELLHRPPQYSNQCRGLISAEYGFEFYDHNQNQQNFHKPFRPLPRVGVLGSLLQKEISNCSDNCGTQTACRIGQFYTKAQKNSEGLRPVAYSPFTPNPQIPFSGHEDSEQRFGLVDSIAHVGCSSRRDNIADIGISNQRRAFQPLKSFSTTEICVINRNPADFTTVDENNEYMRGSGSTRPRHTIPSGNSHFAFQHRR is encoded by the exons ATGGAAGTGGGTTTAGTGGAGGCGAGAAACAATGGAAAGGAACATGTGTTAGTTTCCTTATCAAGTCCTACAGCAGTTGAGGTGAGACCTGTTGATCTTACCGCCGCTGACGGTGAACAACATGAAGAACCATGCGGTCATTTTTCTATTAG AGGGTATGTTGCTCAGATTCGCAAGAGGGAAGCGAAAACATGTTCTCCGTTTAGTATGTTCTATGAGCTACAATCAGATGAAAATGCCAGCATGTTGCCTTCATTACCTGTGAGAAATTTTAGACGATGGGATTGCAAAAGCTGCTTAAGCAGAGAAAGTGCTTCTGCACAGCAAGCAGCAGATGGAGCATTTTCTGCAAGACGGAGTGCTAAAGTTGATTGTTCTTCCACTTCCTTCTTTGGGAAAACTGTTGTGCCATTTCATGCAGGTGGTAGTAAGTTGCTTTCTTGCTCTCAACAGCTTTCGAAAGAGAAAATTGTTGGAAGTTTGGTTGATAGGGATAGCTCAAATAATGGAAGTAGCAGTAAATGCTGCCATTCAGTGTCTTCTGGCCGAAGAGAAGTTACTTGTGTCTTCACAGGCCCAACTGTAGAAG GCAATCTAGTGTCAGTAGGCAGCGACCGCTACAAAGGGGTCCAGAATCAACCAAGTGAGAAGTTCATTATTGTGGCAAAAGGTGAAGCATGTAAAGCATCGgtagaaggaaaaagaaatgaagATCCAACTCTGAATGCTCCAGAGACTTATTTTGATGAAGATATTCTGAAGTCAAAACCAAAGGAAGCCGAAAAAGATCATAAAGTCGTTGTTGACCTCGATTTAACCAATAACGATCTTAATTATACAACACCAAAGGAGACTGACGATCAATTACTTTGCAAATTCAGCAAAACGAAAGAGCATTGTCTTTCTCCAGTGGAAGAATCTGAAAAGCAACTTGGATTAGATAATGGCATGCCAAATCTACATCCCAAGGAGGTATATGAACAGGAAACACCAGCAAAAGATGTCGGTTTACCTGAATGTACACTACAAGCCGAAAATGACACTGATGAAGTTGATGCGTCAGATACAAAACTTCATCGCAAAAAGGCTAAGAAGGTACGGCTATTAACTGACATcataaataatgaaaaattgaGCACTTCTAGAAAGGTTCCTAAGTTTTGCCATGACACTGAAGCTGATCAGAGTGAAGGTAGCGTTACCATAAAACTGCATGTATCCAAATGGAAAGATCAAAATGTTAATGGCACAATTGATCATGCTTCTACAAATGTTCAAGGGAAACCTttcaagaggaagaagaaatatAAATCTCTTGAAATTGAAGATGATGGTTCTTCTCTTATGTATTGGTTTAAAAGAgctagtaaaaaattaaaagctcaCAAGAAGGAAGCAAAAAGTAGAAAGATTGATGCTCTTATTGTCAACTCAAAACCTACTGGGCATTCAGGTGCTGAAAATGATGTTTATCTTAATCCTAAAAGAGGAGAAGCTGAAAAGTTGAAGCAAAAAGTTATTGTGCGTGATTTGCGGAATCTGATGCCTCGTTCACACTGTGGGTCCCAGAGGGACATTctagcaaaaagaaaaacaaaactgGCCATTCGTAGGAGCTCAGATGGTATCCAAAACTTTAAGAACAATGCCAATAAAACAAAGTTGGGTAGGAAGACTAAGAAGGTATGCCAAGATACTAATAAGGAATCTTCCCACCTGAATTTGTCAAAG GCTTCATTAGACAAATGTCGGCTCAAGAATGTAAGCTATCCACTTCAGGAAACAGTTAATAAGAAGCAAAGAGTCGAATCAACATCAAAGAAGAAAACTCTAGATGACATCCCTATGGATATTGTTGAACTCTTGGCCAAAAATCAGCATGAGAGACACCTGGCTAACGGCAAAGCAGCTTTTGAAACCAATGCTACTTCATCAACAATGCCGCAAGTTACGAAGAATAGTTATGTCCCAAATATCACTGAGGTCGATGAAAACAAGGCATCACCTGGAGTCGACATTGACATTTTCCTGAAAAACACCGTGCAGAGTAATTCACCAACTGCTGTTTGGACTCCTGGGATACTAGATTTCGATTATTCCCATGGTGTTGGAAATCAGGGCACAAATTTTAGCAGGAATGAATTAATGAGCAGTACTATGGGCATTTATTCTTCAACCTGTCCCAATGACAAATGCCTTCCACAATGTAGTACTTGGAACCAAATCGGTATTCAGAACCCACAATCCAGTCACAGTAATATGGAATTTTCAGCTCAGGTGAATACTTCCAATGGTGAGTCATCTGTGCCACTACATAGCATTCTTTGTGGACCCAAAGCTCTAGAGCTCGATACAAGTTTCAATCATATGAAGCCGTTGATGAATGATTTCTTATGCCCAACAAATTCAATGAGCCACAGTTATGCCCAACTGCAGCATAAGAAAGAGGAGGCTCGATTCGCTGTTCAAAAAAGGCCGTTCTCACTATTATCTTCTAATCTCGAGGAAGGGAATGTATGCAAACCAAAAATGGTGAGACCACCAGATTTGTACACAAATGAGTCTATACCAGCAATGCATCTTCTTAGGCTGATGGATTGGACTAAATGTTCTCGCTCGGACTTTTCTCCTTATGGACCATCAAATGAAAACCAAATAGAACTTCTCCACAGACCTCCTCAGTATAGCAATCAGTGCAGAGGATTAATTAGCGCGGAATATGGGTTTGAATTTTACGACCATAATCAGAATCAGCAAAATTTCCACAAACCGTTCAGACCGCTTCCTCGAGTTGGCGTGCTCGGGTCTTTGCTGCAGAAGGAAATATCTAATTGTTCCGATAATTGTGGAACACAAACAGCGTGTAGAATCGGACAATTTTATACGAAGGCACAGAAAAATTCCGAAGGCCTGCGCCCGGTAGCTTATTCACCTTTTACTCCGAACCCCCAAATTCCTTTTTCCGGACATGAGGATTCGGAACAGAGGTTTGGCTTGGTAGATTCTATTGCACATGTCGGATGTTCTTCCAGAAGGGATAATATCGCTGATATCGGCATCAGCAACCAGAGAAGAGCATTTCAGCCCCTGAAAAGCTTCAGCACAACGGAAATTTGCGTTATAAACAGAAATCCTGCGGACTTCACCACAGTCGATGAAAACAATGAGTATATGCGAGGCAGTGGCAGCACCAGGCCTAGACATACAATTCCCTCTGGAAACTCGCATTTTGCATTTCAACATCGACGATAG
- the LOC109716714 gene encoding cyclin-dependent kinase F-1 — MAIEAPSSRSWSIYGRAEIAERYEVLGRIGSGAYADVYRGRRRSDGLAVALKEVHDAQSALREIDALRALRGVPNVVPLLDHFWRDDGDDDAVLVLELLPSDLAAVIGAARRSGEPIPAADAKQWMLQILRAVDACHRNAVMHRDLKPSNLLISAGGVVKLADFGQARMLQEPSFATPDISPYEQGSQNEPWIPQQYAADETESVKEPRLLSEDDYLRELDGVRAKFTQYDTDKAMSLQDGDASCLATCSTGDIEEDRFQGSYYSCEEAEEGIVGGEEEDLGALTSCVGTRWFRAPELLYGSTNYGLEVDLWSLGCIFAELLSLEPLFPGSSDLDQLSRIISVLGDFDAESCPSCSKLPDYGKITFTKVENPTGLEACLPNRSAKEVNIVKRLLCFDPASRATAGELLSDQYFTEEPLPVPVEQLRVPARDEQDESSPEEWGDFRDLGSDSDLDEFGTMGVTTNEKGFSIRFE, encoded by the exons atGGCGATCGAGGCGCCCTCGTCCCGGAGCTGGAGCATCTACGGCCGCGCCGAGATTGCGGAGCGCTACGAGGTGCTCGGCCGCATCGGCTCCGGCGCCTACGCCGACGTCtaccgcggccgccgccgctccgaCGGCCTCGCCGTAGCCCTGAAGGAGGTCCACGACGCCCAGAGCGCCCTCCGCGAGATCGACGCGCTCCGGGCCCTCCGCGGCGTCCCCAACGTCGTCCCCCTCCTCGACCACTTCTGGcgcgacgacggcgacgacgacgccgtCCTCGTCCTCGAGCTCCTCCCCTCCGACCTCGCCGCCGTGATCGGCGCCGCGCGGCGGAGCGGGGAGCCGATCCCCGCCGCCGACGCCAAGCAGTGGATGCTCCAGATCCTCCGCGCCGTCGACGCGTGCCACCGCAACGCCGTGATGCACCGCGACCTCAAACCTTCCAATTTGCTCATCTCCGCCGGCGGCGTCGTCAAGCTCGCGGATTTCGGGCAG GCGAGGATGCTTCAAGAGCCAAGTTTTGCCACCCCAGACATCAGCCCTTATGAACAAGGTTCGCAAAATGAGCCATGGATTCCTCAACAGTATGCTGCTGATGAAACAGAAAGCGTCAAAGAGCCTCGACTTCTCAGTGAAGATGACTACCTGCGTGAGCTTGATGGTGTCAGGGCGAAATTCACACAGTATGACACCGATAAGGCGATGAGTCTGCAAGATGGTGACGCATCATGTCTCGCCACATGCAGTACGGGGGACATTGAGGAAGACCGCTTTCAGGGCTCTTATTACTCCTGTGAGGAGGCGGAAGAGGGTATCgtaggaggagaggaagaagatttGGGAGCCTTAACATCATGCGTTGGGACTCGATGGTTCAGAGCTCCCGAACTTCTTTATGGGTCCACAAATTACGGGCTTGAAGTCGATCTTTGGTCTTTAGGCTGCATCTTTGCCGAGCTTCTCAGTTTGGAGCCGCTTTTTCCTGGGTCTTCAGATCTCGACCAGCTCAGTAGAATCATCAGTGTTCTGGGGGACTTTGACGCAGAGTCCTGCCCTAGTTGCTCGAAACTGCCAGATTACGGCAAGATTACCTTTACCAAGGTTGAGAATCCAACCGGTTTGGAGGCATGCCTACCAAATCGATCCGCCAAGGAAGTCAATATTGTCAAAAGGCTTCTTTGCTTTGATCCTGCAAGTAGAGCTACTGCAGGGGAGCTGCTTTCGGATCAGTATTTCACTGAAGAGCCTTTACCTGTACCTGTGGAACAATTGAGAGTTCCTGCTAGGGATGAGCAAGATGAGAGCTCTCCAGAGGAATGGGGTGATTTTAGGGATTTGGGGTCGGATTCCGACCTGGATGAGTTTGGCACCATGGGTGTCACTACAAATGAGAAAGGCTTCTCCATTCGCTTCGAATGA